From Colius striatus isolate bColStr4 chromosome 10, bColStr4.1.hap1, whole genome shotgun sequence:
AGCACCACTCACCCTACCTTGGCATCTGACTGTGCACACTCGTCTTGGCCCCTGCAGGGTCGGGCATTCCCCCCTCTCCTGCCGCCCGTGGGCTCAGCAGAAGGGGCTCGCCCTGCTCAGGGCTGCCTGCCCAAGGGATCCACGGGCTGGGAGGGAGcgcacagccctgggcacacCGTGTCCAAGTGTTGGCACAGCTCGGGCTCTGCCTCCCCCCATCTCCTCCTGCAGACACCTGCCCGGTGCCCAGCCCAGAGGGTTTCAGCGTAGACACatccacacactgctgctggcagaagcAGGGTCCTGATCTCCTGGGAAGCCTGGCTTGCTCGCCACTGAGCCCAGCCACACCTCAACAGAGTGGGATTTGCTTGGACCAGAAGATGGAAGCAGGAGTCCTCGTGCTTCCCCCACCTCACTAAAGAGCTCTGAGCCTTGGACTGGGGGACAGCACCAACCTTCCCTGCACCCGGCTGTGAGCAAAGCACAAGACCCCTTGGGGACCACGtactgaggtgctgaaggaccaGAGCCAGCAGCTCCAAGATACATTTGTCCCTGTCCTGGGGCAAGTCACcgagaggctgaggggagctgtGGTGCAGAGGGGCCTCTCCTAACCCAGTTTACTTTACATAGAGCGGGCAGCGAGCCGAAGAGGGGCCCGTGCCCTGCGGGAGGATGCCAGCCAGCACCCTCAGCATCGCAGCCGTGGCTCGGTGGCCAGTTGTTTCCCACatgttcacacacacacacacacacacacaaacatccTCTTGCTCATGCGAGGGCTTGACTCCTGGCCACCACAAGCAGCGCTGGCCCTCGGAGGAGCCCTCCCCAGGATCTCCCAGGGAACACAGCCTCCCTGCCAAGCAGGACTGCAGCTCCAGCTCGCCCCTTGCAGCACGCAAcgcccagccctgctgcagaaggcaatacAGTCTCCCCGAGGGGTTTCTTGCTTCTGCTGCCCTGCAGGGAAGGTACCCACCTTCCaggggttgggatgagtccaaGAAACAGAGATGGCCCCATTAGCTTAGCTAGGAGTGAGAACAGCCATTCCTGGTAAGACGCCTCCAGACTCCATGCATGCAACAGCCTGACAACAGCCCCAGCGCCAAGAAAGGTTAACCCCACGTACCTTGCTGGAAGAGGGTCAGCGTGACTGAGGTAACAAGCAAGAAGAGGGCCTTGATGGGAGGGAAGTGGGCAGGCTCATGGGCAAAGATGTGAACCAGctgcaagagagagagagaagaactgAGGGTGCTACGagtcctgcagctccccaggcagcgcagccccggccccgagTGCAGCCCCGTACCTGCCGGGTGAGGTCGATGGCAGAGGCCTGGGGGATAGTGCTGTACATCTGCCCCAGCATCTCACACAGCTGAGGCACCATGGGGGCAAAATCATCCAGGAGGGTCTTCACAGACTTCTCAAAGATGGCACAGACAGACTGTGAGAgaagagggactgtgtgagcgATGGGCATCAGGAGACCTCTCCTGGGGGCAGGGCTTGATGGATGGGTCCCAGGGGACACAAGAGCTGGCAATGGGGACAGGGACCGGCCAGACAGAGGGCTCAAGCCTGTTCTGGTACTGgtgccctgctctgcagcacaaggTGCTCTCAGAGACCAGGAAAGACCTTTCCCACTCCATCAGGAAGTGTCCCCAGGGGCCAGAGGGAAGTGGCTGGCGAGACACTGCACGTGGGCATTACTGGACTGAGCAAACTGGAGAAACACCAGATGACACAGGTCCAGgtcagagcagagctgtcctCTTAGGGAACTCAGGCTTGGCAGACCCACATCCTCCATCTCCCTGCTCGTGGCAGGGCCTCTGTAACTGGAGAGGGGCAAAGCCGACAGGGGCACGAGACAGACAGGAACGGGCAGGTGCTGGTGGTGACAGGGCACAGCGCTGGTCCAGACAAGCCAGCAAGACACCTCTCTCACAGGGCATGCCCAGAGCCTGCCCTTTGCTGTCCCCAGTCAGGTCAGGAAGGACAGCCAAAGCTGCAGGCTGcatgcaggagcagctcagtTACCTCCACCACCTGGGCATCATTCAACCACTTGCTGAGAACCTTCTGTATGAGCTGGAAGACTTGCTGCAGAACCACCACAACCTGTAAGGAATGAGAGTCATTGAAGAGAATCGGCCTCCACGGCACTGGGGAGGAGAGATTTAAGACCTGGACTCAAACCTTTGGGCACTACTgccaccctcctcccctcttcagCAGCCAGGCACAGCTCTCAGCTGGCAGACAGCGCCTGGCTGTCCTCCAGAGGAGCACCCAGCCAAGACTGATCCTGCAGGTCACCTCTGCCGGCCTCAGGACCAGTGGGTTGAGCTAAAGCAGAGTTTAGCTGGAATGCACAGCACTGCCCTCTTCATGCTGCACACTGCATTGCCCACGAACTGCCCTCTCCTGGCACCAGCAGTGAATAGCGAGGCTTTGGCCAGGCTGTGGCAAAGAGCATCAAGCTACCACTCCACTCACTGGGTTGGGTCCTTGCTGCACTGGCAGTTTCTTGACCTCGGTGCTTTCATGGTCATCGTCGTGGTGGCTGATGTCTAGGGTGGTGAAGAGGTTGGAGAGCAGGCCCAGGATGTGGATGATGGCCAGCTTGTTGGAGGGATTGGGCTgccaaggaaaaataaaggcaaacttTGACACCGACTGCGTGGCTCAATCACAGTCCTGCTTTTGGGGTCCTGAGCAACCAGGACTGCAGAGGCAAAGCACCAGGGAGgggctccctgtgctgtgctttctCTTAATGCCACATTCAGGagtgctgctgccacacaccAGCCCCAGGGTAACAGCCAGTGGGAGCAGTCAGATCCGGATGGGGGTAGCACACAGGCACTCACCGTTTCGTCAGCCAGCTTTTCCAGCTGCTGGATGTAGGGAGTGATCAGGGAGTGCAGGTTCTTCAAGATCTCCTCCACTTGCAGTGCAGAGAGCAGGAAACCAAGAGCCTGCATCAGCCACATGCACTGGCTTGTCTGGGACAGAGAGGAGACACAATGGTGCAAGTGACTtgcccagcctgcagcccagccaCACACATGCTGAGACAGTTGCCAGGGGGCTGGCCAGCAAGGCTGGGACCCtggtgtgctgcagctcctgagctgctctgcctgggtCACTCTACATGGATCTCACTGCAAGAAGAGGGGAGCAGCTTCCTGCCAGCACGGCAGCAGCGGGGAGCAGGCGCTCTGCCACCAGCACACCTGGCTTCCTCCTAGCAGCccaccaaggaaggagcagctggtGCCAGGAGACCTCCACGCTGGCACCACTGCCCCCACCTTGGCACATCATCCTTTGCACAGCCTGTCTCATCCCCTGGGGAGTTGAGTGTCCCACCCTCTCCTGGTCACAGGCATCTGTCTGGATCTGTCCCCACACCGATCTCCcctctttttccccttgaaaaCATGCCTCCTGTCTCAGTGTCCTTGGGTTTGGAGGGACTGAGGGCTGCTGGAGCTAAGCCTGCCCGTGGGCTTCCCTCTGCCTGGGGGCCTGGGCACACAGCGAGAGGTAGTCGGCGCCTCTCCTGGCCCCACACATaatggctgcagcacagctctgctccagggaCAGCCCAGCCATGGCCATGGCATCCCTCCTGTCTTCAGCCCAGCATTACTAAAGGGTGTGGAGGTTAAGCAGAACAAGCCAGAGGCATGAGCCAGCCCCTCTTACCTTGTGAATCTGCTTCATCAACACCTCCTGTTAAAGtgaaggggagagagaaagagcaggGTGAGTGCTGCAGAAAGCTCCTTCCCTTCCAGGAGTCAGGACTGACACAGGAGACCCAGCCAACTAACACTAGTGTGGGCACAGACAAGCAGCCACAGTTCACTTCCCACAacctgccacaggcagggagCAAACTCCTTGTGCCCTGTTAAGCACTTCCCCAAGGCAGCCCATTCAGCCACCCAGTGAGGGGAGCCCCCCCGACTTGGAGGGActctgcagcaggacagctCAAGGAGACAAACTCAGCCAGGGCTTCCTTACTCCAGTGACAGTGTCCCCCTGGCTCTAAAAGCAGAGGCTTATCCTTTCCACCGGCCCCCCTCTGCTCCCATGCACACCCAGGCAGCTCGCCCAAGCCCATCCCTTCTAGTGCCTCAGGACTGAGCCCCATCTGTCCCATGTCTTGAGAGCCGAGGATGAGCTgcctcagcactgcagagacCAGCTCAGTCTCCATGGAGAGGCTTCAACACCAGGATGCCACCCAAGATGCTCAGCAGTGGCACCAGCTGCCTGGCGAGTGCAGAGCTGGCAGGATGCTGCTCCCAACAAGGCAAACAAAACCCTGGGGAGAGGACAGATGCCCAAGTGCAGCCCCAGCAGACCCTCTGGCAATCAAGGCAGCCACTGCCTGCCATTTCTGCACTCACAGCAGGGCACCGAGCCCACCACCTGTGCCTACTGCCCCAGGAGCACACCAGACGATAGGCAAGAcgccctgagctgctgctggcctgaTCCTTGCAGAGGAAAGGGCAGAGAGCACAGCCCACGTCCCCACGTGGCTCCCACCTGCGACACGGCCACGATGTTGGCGGCGTAGGGCGGCAGGTCGTACTTGCACTCCCGGCAGATCTTCTTCAGCGTGGAGACGCTGGAGATGGAGAGCTCAGGGTTGCCCAAGGCCTGGAGCACCAGCGGCAGCACGTTGTTGATCATGACGGGGTGATCAGCCAGCCACTCTGACAGggcccctgcacacacacacacacgggaTGGGAGCGTGGGACGGCGCCTGGAGCTCTCGCTCCCCGTCTCCTGGGGTGCTCAGCTCCCAGTCCCTGCCTCGGGGGTGGGGTGTGGGGggctgcccctccccagcccagcccacacGCCAGCCAGAGCCTCACCGATGGTGAACATGACGGTGTCGGCCAGCTGCACGTTGCTGATGCTGATGCGCGGGATGAGGCCGATCAGCCCTGGCACCACGTCAGAGTAGTTCACGTCGATGGTCTCGGCGATGGATTGGAAGCCGTAGAGCAAGGCCTCTGTGTGCTGCCAGGGTGGGAGAGGCACTGTCAGAGCTGGTCCTCGATGCCCACCCCAACCCCTTGCCCAGCACcccctgcaggggctggggagtCTGGTCTCTCAGCAGCACGCAGCAAGGGGAGGCAGAAGACCTGTTTCCCCAGCAGACCCCAGAGAGCCTGCATGTGTGCTGGCAAGGGGGTCACACTCCTCGCCTCTCCCACATGCCCCTTGCTCTGTGGTGAGGATAGGTCCTCGAGGGCTCACTCACCTGCCACGTGGATGGCTGCTCTGTGTTGGTCAGGAGACGGCCCAGTTTGTCATAGAGGCTGCTCAGGAGCTCAGCACCCAGCATCTCGTACACATACATCAGTGTGTCAGAGATGTCCACCCTGCAGAGAACACAGGGGTCTCCAAATGCTGTCCccaagccctgcagagctctctACACACATAGATGTGACATCCCCTCCCGCTGCCAGGCAGGGCATGGGCACTGCCTGCACAGGCACGCTGCCACAGCCCCCATGCAGGCTGCTCCCACAACCTCCCAGGCAGGGCAACGGGTGCCATGCCAAAACAACGACCCCTTTCCACATCGCTGCCACAGCCAAAACAGCTCATGGTGAAATGAATCTCTCCTGTGTCCCTACAGCACTCATTCTCCAGGATGCCTACATCCTCGCCTGCCTGACACACAAACCCAAATCTCCCAGCTGTACCTGTATATCCGAAACTGCTCCTTCTCGTCCGAAGACCAGAAGCCATACTCCTCATCGGAGGGGAACTGCGCTTTGTGCAGCAGCACATCCACCAGCTGGAAGTAGACAGGCCTGTAGACCTGCTGGTACACTGCCTGCTTGTCTGGCTCGAAGGAGAGGATGTCGTCCTGGGACAGGAAGGGGAATACATCAGGTGttgcaggggaaagaaaactgaGCTGACATGTCCACTGCACAAGGGACTCGGGACATCTCCCTGGCTGGTGGGACCTCTCACACCTTGGAGGTTGCATTTCCAGCTCCCCAAGGTCCACCTGATACTGAGCCCTTCTGGAGCAGCAGTGCTACCTGGAGGCAAGATGCCAGAGGCCCCAGCAGCCGAGCAGTCCCTCGGACGTTTGAGGACAGCACGGTCACAGCGGGGTGGcactgccctgccctggcccagccccagcagcaggcctgtgccagcagcacacGTGCCCAGGACCCCCTGGAGCAGGCTGGGATGGGTGCCTGGGGAGCACAGCACACTCCTGCCTGCACTGGGATGGGTGCCTGGGGAGCACAGCACACTCCTGTCTGCGCTGGGATGGGTGCCTGGGGAGCACAGCACACTCCTGTCTGCGCTGGGATGGATGTCTGGGGAGCACAGCACACTCCTGCCTGCACTGGGATGGGTGCCTGGGGAGCACAGCACACTCCTGTCTGCGCTGGGATGGATGTCTGGGGAGCACAGCACACTCCTGTCTGCGCTGGGATGGGTGCCTGGGGAGCACAGCACACTCCTGCCTGCACTGGGATGGGTGCCTGGGGAGCACAGCACACTCCTGTCTGCGCTGGGATGGGTGCCTGGGGAGCACAGCAC
This genomic window contains:
- the IPO13 gene encoding importin-13 isoform X3, whose protein sequence is MERRAEAPPPQGLDFTVENVEKALHQLYYDPNIENKNLAQKWLMQAQVSPQAWHFSWLLLHMDKVPEIQYFGASALHIKISRYWNDIPADQYESLKSQLFTHITRFAGGSKIVLTRLCVALASLALSMMPEAWPCAVADMVRMFQAEDSNVDGRARCLALLELLTVLPEEFQTSRLPQYRKGQVRSVLAQECGSVFPLLEQLLQQQDSPGFIKQKVLKCFSSWVQLEIPLMDCENLIQAAFTSLQDPELFDTAVEAVVNAISQPDAQRYVNTLLKLIPPVLGLQEQLRQAVQSGDMETSHGICRIAVALGENHSRALLDQVEHWQSFLALVNMIMFCTGIPGHYPVNETTSSLTLTFWYTLQDDILSFEPDKQAVYQQVYRPVYFQLVDVLLHKAQFPSDEEYGFWSSDEKEQFRIYRVDISDTLMYVYEMLGAELLSSLYDKLGRLLTNTEQPSTWQHTEALLYGFQSIAETIDVNYSDVVPGLIGLIPRISISNVQLADTVMFTIGALSEWLADHPVMINNVLPLVLQALGNPELSISSVSTLKKICRECKYDLPPYAANIVAVSQEVLMKQIHKTSQCMWLMQALGFLLSALQVEEILKNLHSLITPYIQQLEKLADETPNPSNKLAIIHILGLLSNLFTTLDISHHDDDHESTEVKKLPVQQGPNPVVVVLQQVFQLIQKVLSKWLNDAQVVESVCAIFEKSVKTLLDDFAPMVPQLCEMLGQMYSTIPQASAIDLTRQLVHIFAHEPAHFPPIKALFLLVTSVTLTLFQQGSEKEAGPLPV